The following are encoded in a window of Gasterosteus aculeatus chromosome 5, fGasAcu3.hap1.1, whole genome shotgun sequence genomic DNA:
- the cript gene encoding cysteine-rich PDZ-binding protein has translation MVCEKCEKKLGKVITPDTWKDGARNTTEGGGRKLNENKMLTSKKARFDPYSKTGFATCRICKSSVHQSGSHYCQGCAYKKGICAMCGRKVLDTKNYKQTSV, from the exons atggtttgtgaaaagt GCGAGAAGAAGCTTGGTAAAGTCATCACACCTGACACTTGGAAGGATGGCGCACGTAATACAACAG AGGGTGGTGGCCGTAAGCTAAATGAAAACAAGATGCTGACCTCAAAAAAAGCAAG GTTTGACCCGTACAGCAAGACAGGCTTTGCTACTTGCAGAATCTGCAAGAGCTCAGTTCATCAGTCTGGATCACACTACTGTCAGGGCTGTGCATACAAGAAAG GAATCTGTGCTATGTGTGGAAGGAAAGTTTTGGACACCAAAAACTACAAACAGACATCAGTGTGA
- the gch2 gene encoding GTP cyclohydrolase 2: MNGHSNRKVNDTVEEFHRNNSFNGLVIDTKNSAELRQHGTSREEDADECRLPALEAAYASILRELGEDAGRQGLLRTPLRAAKAMQFLTKGYHETIEDILNNAIFDEDHDEMVIVKNIDVFSLCEHHLVPFFGKVHIGYIPNKKVVGLSKLARIVEIFSRRLQVQERLTKQIAVGISQALEPKGVAVVIEAAHMCMIMRGVQKMNSRTVTSTMLGVYLEDPKTREEFLSLSKSA; the protein is encoded by the exons ATGAACGGTCACAGCAACAGGAAGGTCAACGACACCGTGGAGGAGTTCCACCGCAACAACAGCTTCAACGGCCTCGTCATCGACACCAAGAATTCCGCCGAGCTTCGCCAGCACGGGACGTCCCGCGAAGAGGACGCGGACGAGTGCCGCTTACCTGCGCTCGAGGCCGCCTACGCGAGCATCCTGCGGGAGCTCGGAGAGGACGCGGGCCGCCAGGGGCTGTTACGCACGCCGCTGCGCGCAGCCAAGGCCATGCAGTTCCTCACCAAGGGCTACCACGAAACCATCGAGG ACATCTTAAACAACGCTATATTTGATGAAGACCACGATGAGATGGTGATTGTGAAGAACATAGACGTGTTTTCActctgtgaacatcacctggttCCCTTTTTTGGCAAg GTTCACATCGGATATATTCCCAACAAAAAAGTGGTGGGGCTGAGCAAGCTGGCAag GATTGTGGAGATCTTCAGTCGGAGGCTCCAAG TTCAAGAGCGTCTAACCAAGCAGATTGCTGTGGGAATATCACAGGCTCTGGAGCCGAAAGGTGTGGCTGTGGTTATTGAAGCAGC GCACATGTGTATGATCATGCGTGGTGTCCAGAAGATGAACAGCCGCACAGTGACGAGCACCATGTTGGGGGTTTACCTGGAGGACCCTAAAACCAGGGAAGAGTTCTTGTCTCTGTCAAAGAGCGCCTAA
- the pigf gene encoding phosphatidylinositol-glycan biosynthesis class F protein, with protein MWDHEIRAMASTHAIIAASVFMATVVPAALVRGFSVYGTHLPWLYAVSGAVAAVSVAAFWLLGISPPTKKHTLGYKLSRLFRSCVYFFLSCLFFHAVVVLYGAPLIESALETFSLAVLLTSLTTLRCLCVLGPNVQAWIRVFSRHGAMSVWDTCLQITVACTLVGAWVGAFPIPLDWDRPWQVWPVSCSLGATIGFLTGLVAAPAWIHYHRKQLTYKCK; from the exons ATGTGGGACCATGAAATCAGAGCCATGGCGTCCACTCACGCCATCATCGCCGCCTCTGTGTTCATGGCGACCGTCGTCCCCGCGGCGCTCGTGCGCGGCTTCTCGGTGTACGGCACGCACCTGCCGTGGCTCTACGCGGTGTCCGGTGCGGTCGCCGCGGTCAGCGTCGCCGCCTTCTGGCTGCTCGGCATCTCGCCGCCCACCAAGAAGCACACGCTGGGGTACAAG ctgtcTCGGCTGTTTCGTTCCTGTGTGTACTTCTTCCTGTCGTGCCTGTTCTTCCACGCTGTGGTTGTTCTCTATGGAGCTCCGCTGATTGA ATCTGCCTTGGAGACATTCTCCCTCGCTGTGCTGCTGACCTCTTTAACCACACTgaggtgtctctgtgtcctcggCCCAAACGTCCAGGCCTGGATACGAGTATTCAGCCGGCACGG AGCGATGTCTGTGTGGGACACCTGTCTGCAGATAACAGTGGCCTGCACTTTGGTGGGAGCCTGGGTAGGAGCCTTTCCCATACCACTGGACTGGGACAGGCCTTGGCAG GTCTGGCCCGTTTCCTGCAGTCTGGGAGCCACTATCGGCTTCCTGACGGGCCTGGTTGCAGCTCCTGCGTGGATCCACTACCATCGCAAGCAGCTCACGTACAAGTGCAAGTGA